A part of Solicola gregarius genomic DNA contains:
- a CDS encoding NAD(P)-binding protein → MAHTVDADYLVVGAGATGMAFTDALVDHADVRVAMVDRRHDVGGHWLDAYPFVRLHQASAFYGVASTLLGHGHVQDRGPETGLQERATVAEICAYYQHVLTNRMLESGRVELLANCDYVGDRQIVSRISGEHVAVSQRCRIVDARYLAPDIPARTPAPFAVAGDARVIPVNDLARLTEAASQYVVLGSGKTATDVCIWLLTAGVDPDAICWVRPRDPWMLNRALIQPDPAVFLGMAADVMDAAVAATSPHDLFLRMEAAGVVVRIDRSVTPTMAKTPTLATWELDLLRTIEHVVRLGRVRLVERGRVILADGSVTIAEDAVVVHCAASGLQYAPLVPIWRPSVITLQPIRAGFPCFGAALAGYVEATRTDDGEKNRLCPPTPYSDTPADWAAMNAHGTRATMAFGSEPDIAAWANRVPLNPARIPPDHGRSDELDDAVDRLRSQTRSGLDRLAALSRWG, encoded by the coding sequence GTGGCGCACACCGTCGATGCCGACTATCTCGTGGTCGGGGCCGGCGCCACCGGGATGGCATTCACCGATGCGCTGGTCGATCACGCTGACGTACGTGTGGCCATGGTCGACCGGCGCCACGACGTGGGTGGCCACTGGCTCGACGCGTATCCGTTCGTACGCCTGCACCAGGCGTCCGCGTTCTACGGCGTGGCGTCGACGCTCCTCGGACACGGCCACGTGCAGGATCGCGGACCGGAGACCGGCCTGCAGGAGCGCGCAACGGTCGCGGAGATCTGCGCCTACTACCAGCACGTCCTGACCAACCGGATGCTCGAGTCGGGAAGGGTCGAGTTGCTCGCCAACTGCGATTACGTCGGAGATCGTCAGATCGTCTCGCGCATCTCCGGCGAGCACGTCGCCGTGTCGCAGCGGTGCCGGATAGTCGACGCCCGCTACCTCGCTCCCGATATTCCGGCACGTACGCCTGCGCCGTTCGCGGTAGCCGGCGACGCCCGCGTGATCCCGGTGAACGACCTTGCCCGGCTGACCGAAGCCGCGAGTCAGTACGTGGTCCTCGGCTCGGGCAAGACGGCGACGGATGTGTGCATCTGGCTCCTGACCGCCGGGGTTGACCCCGATGCGATCTGCTGGGTCCGCCCCCGCGATCCGTGGATGCTGAACCGGGCCTTGATCCAGCCCGATCCGGCCGTGTTCCTCGGGATGGCCGCGGACGTCATGGACGCCGCGGTCGCTGCGACCTCTCCGCACGACCTGTTCCTCCGGATGGAGGCCGCGGGCGTCGTGGTCCGCATCGACCGTTCGGTGACGCCGACGATGGCGAAGACGCCGACACTCGCCACCTGGGAGCTGGACCTCCTTCGCACCATCGAGCACGTCGTACGGCTGGGCCGCGTCCGGCTGGTCGAACGCGGACGGGTGATCCTCGCCGACGGGTCGGTCACGATCGCCGAGGACGCCGTCGTCGTGCATTGCGCTGCATCCGGATTGCAGTACGCGCCGCTGGTACCGATCTGGCGGCCGTCGGTGATCACCCTGCAGCCGATCCGCGCGGGCTTCCCCTGCTTCGGTGCCGCACTCGCCGGGTACGTCGAGGCGACGCGCACCGACGATGGGGAGAAGAACCGGTTGTGCCCGCCGACGCCCTACTCCGACACGCCGGCCGATTGGGCGGCGATGAACGCCCATGGCACTCGGGCGACGATGGCGTTCGGGTCCGAGCCCGACATCGCGGCGTGGGCCAACCGCGTCCCGCTCAATCCGGCACGTATCCCGCCCGACCATGGCCGGTCCGACGAGCTGGATGACGCGGTCGACCGGTTGCGGTCTCAGACGCGCTCCGGGCTGGACCGACTCGCCGCGCTGAGCCGTTGGGGCTGA
- a CDS encoding DedA family protein, translating into MGAINDAVMGIAGSPWIGLVLLLVCMGDSFLPAVPSESLVVAIGSLSASTGDPSLWVIVPCAALGAVAGDVSVYAVGRVIGTDRFGWMRTPRVVRVVSWAREGLDRRGALLILTGRNIPVVRIAVNLVAGATRYPPRRYLPLAVTACVLWAIYLAVVGAAAGRLTGDRPVLGAAVAIAVALVLGYLIDVVSRRVLGAPDTRDDEPASDTTELVCDREG; encoded by the coding sequence ATGGGTGCGATCAATGATGCTGTCATGGGCATTGCCGGCTCGCCGTGGATCGGGCTTGTCCTCCTCCTCGTGTGCATGGGCGACAGCTTCCTGCCCGCCGTGCCCAGCGAGTCTCTCGTCGTTGCGATCGGGTCGCTGTCGGCATCGACGGGCGACCCGTCGCTGTGGGTGATCGTGCCGTGCGCCGCACTCGGCGCCGTCGCCGGAGACGTCTCCGTGTACGCGGTTGGCCGCGTGATCGGAACCGACCGGTTCGGGTGGATGCGTACTCCAAGAGTCGTGCGCGTGGTCTCATGGGCGCGCGAGGGCCTGGACCGGCGGGGTGCCTTGTTGATACTGACAGGACGCAATATTCCGGTTGTGCGCATCGCCGTCAACCTTGTCGCCGGAGCCACCAGATATCCGCCGCGTCGCTATCTCCCGTTGGCCGTGACGGCCTGTGTGCTCTGGGCGATCTATCTCGCCGTGGTCGGCGCGGCGGCCGGCCGGCTCACGGGAGACCGCCCCGTGCTCGGCGCCGCGGTCGCGATCGCCGTCGCCCTCGTCCTCGGCTACCTGATCGACGTCGTCAGCCGGCGGGTGCTCGGTGCTCCCGACACGCGCGACGACGAGCCGGCGAGCGACACCACTGAGCTGGTCTGCGACCGCGAGGGCTGA
- a CDS encoding MerR family transcriptional regulator: MPDESFTIEVLARRTGMTVRALRSWNSKGLLQPPEIKRRTGYYTDRHVRRVEHVRALIGEGYNLGVIARMLATADDEGSVVAFAQAVVSSHGDRDQELVVTPDDIAAPWHGAIPDHFVDDLVALGLLEPIGGGRFRVASPRLFRITERLAAEGIPAPAVLEVTRALSVESDRIARAYLDLFVRHVWGGWDDALDTERDWDALRERMLRLRELSGEATSAMVALQLDRLTESHIAEVSD, encoded by the coding sequence ATGCCGGACGAGTCGTTCACGATCGAGGTGCTCGCGCGTCGTACCGGCATGACCGTACGAGCGCTGCGGTCGTGGAACTCCAAGGGCCTACTGCAGCCGCCGGAGATCAAGAGACGTACGGGTTACTACACCGACCGGCACGTCCGCCGCGTGGAGCACGTTCGCGCGCTGATCGGCGAGGGGTACAACCTCGGTGTGATCGCCAGGATGCTCGCGACCGCGGACGACGAAGGATCCGTCGTCGCATTCGCGCAGGCCGTCGTCTCGAGCCACGGCGACCGAGACCAAGAGCTGGTCGTCACGCCCGACGACATCGCCGCGCCGTGGCACGGTGCGATCCCCGACCACTTCGTCGACGACCTGGTGGCGCTCGGCCTCCTCGAGCCGATCGGCGGCGGGCGCTTCCGGGTCGCGAGTCCGCGGCTGTTCCGGATCACCGAACGCCTTGCGGCCGAGGGCATCCCGGCACCCGCCGTGCTCGAGGTGACGCGCGCGCTCAGCGTCGAGTCGGATCGAATCGCGCGCGCGTACCTCGACCTCTTCGTCCGGCATGTGTGGGGTGGCTGGGACGACGCCCTCGATACCGAGCGCGACTGGGACGCGCTACGCGAGCGGATGCTCCGCCTGCGCGAGCTGTCCGGCGAGGCGACGTCGGCGATGGTGGCGCTGCAGCTCGACCGACTCACCGAGTCGCACATCGCCGAAGTCAGCGACTGA
- a CDS encoding HNH endonuclease has product MTGVVELIDAVWNADPDDPDERAYLSRVVERFDRDADDADGVDRIAELERSIRSLQGEQLKLIAEFSDASLRSDRDDPRIDPRIVGVARCLEIGLATSSSTQAAQYKISLAVSAVVDHPLTLDFLCNGTVSLSALREVVAATKGLDESDRQAVDRKIAADIAGGLTVPRKLSQAARRHALRLDAEAARKRAEHARTDRSVSMQEGPDGTAHVAVGTTAEKAVECMAVLDDAARAMKRAGDPRTVSQLRSDIAVERITGRMMTETPDVELQIVVSARTLFGLDEEPGLLRGFGPIPSALALALGDSPNTWMRRLVAHPRTQHLIAADPDRRRFGDALRHFLTWTYQGCTVGTCASSARHIDHLIDYARGGKTTLEGGQPVCERHNYDKLHPDVSVDRDLDGTITWTMPSGRSYETHPPPVLGPGSADPPY; this is encoded by the coding sequence GTGACCGGCGTTGTCGAGCTGATCGATGCGGTGTGGAATGCCGACCCCGACGATCCGGACGAGCGCGCGTACCTGAGCCGGGTCGTCGAGCGGTTCGACCGCGATGCGGATGACGCAGACGGCGTCGATCGCATCGCCGAGCTGGAGCGGTCGATCCGTTCCCTGCAAGGCGAGCAGCTCAAGCTGATCGCCGAATTCTCCGACGCCTCGCTTCGCTCCGACCGCGACGACCCCCGGATCGACCCGCGCATCGTCGGGGTCGCGCGTTGTCTCGAGATCGGACTGGCGACGAGCTCGTCGACCCAGGCGGCCCAGTACAAGATCTCGCTCGCGGTCTCGGCGGTCGTCGACCATCCGCTGACCCTCGACTTCCTGTGCAACGGCACGGTCTCGCTGAGCGCACTCCGGGAGGTCGTGGCCGCGACCAAAGGTCTCGACGAGTCCGATCGCCAGGCGGTCGACCGCAAGATCGCCGCGGACATCGCCGGCGGACTCACCGTTCCACGTAAGCTCTCGCAGGCGGCTCGCCGGCACGCGCTGAGGCTCGATGCCGAGGCGGCCCGCAAGCGGGCCGAACATGCTCGTACCGACCGATCGGTGAGCATGCAGGAGGGCCCCGACGGCACGGCCCACGTGGCCGTGGGCACCACGGCCGAGAAGGCCGTCGAGTGCATGGCGGTGCTCGACGACGCGGCACGCGCGATGAAGCGCGCGGGGGATCCGCGCACGGTGTCCCAGCTCCGCTCCGATATCGCCGTCGAGCGCATCACCGGCCGGATGATGACCGAGACGCCCGACGTCGAGCTCCAGATCGTGGTCTCCGCGCGTACGCTCTTCGGGCTCGACGAAGAGCCGGGTCTGTTGCGCGGGTTCGGGCCGATACCCTCCGCGCTTGCGCTTGCGCTCGGAGATTCACCGAACACCTGGATGCGCCGCCTGGTTGCTCATCCGCGCACGCAGCACCTGATCGCCGCAGACCCCGATCGTCGGCGCTTCGGCGATGCGCTGCGGCACTTCCTCACGTGGACCTACCAGGGCTGCACGGTCGGTACGTGTGCGTCATCCGCCCGCCACATCGACCACCTGATCGACTACGCCCGAGGTGGAAAGACCACCCTCGAGGGCGGTCAGCCCGTGTGCGAGCGGCACAACTACGACAAGCTCCACCCCGATGTCTCCGTCGACCGCGATCTCGACGGCACCATCACCTGGACGATGCCATCGGGGCGCTCGTACGAGACGCACCCGCCGCCCGTGCTCGGGCCGGGGAGCGCCGATCCGCCGTACTGA
- a CDS encoding TetR/AcrR family transcriptional regulator — protein MEQTKGPGRPLDPAVGDAALDATRALLEENGYAGLRVADVARRAGIGLGALYRRWPDKRSLVLEALRGAVSALEVPESDDPVADLRRSLELLAEAFASRSRPLLATVISGTDPELAAVIREAKIVPLYEANRARLQRVVGDVPGLATRADIGPGLVLLDLLVRGRTPSTRRIRDEILPLMLEVPPADRR, from the coding sequence ATGGAGCAGACCAAGGGCCCGGGGCGGCCGCTCGATCCCGCGGTCGGCGATGCGGCACTGGATGCAACGCGCGCGCTGCTGGAGGAGAACGGGTATGCCGGCCTCCGGGTCGCCGACGTCGCGCGCCGAGCCGGCATCGGGCTCGGTGCGCTCTACCGTCGCTGGCCCGACAAGCGCAGCCTCGTGCTCGAGGCGCTCCGCGGCGCGGTCTCGGCGCTCGAGGTGCCCGAGAGCGACGATCCGGTCGCAGATCTGCGGCGCAGCCTCGAGCTCCTTGCCGAGGCCTTCGCCAGCCGGTCTCGGCCGCTGCTCGCGACGGTGATCAGCGGGACCGACCCAGAACTCGCCGCAGTCATTCGTGAGGCCAAGATCGTCCCGCTGTACGAGGCCAACCGTGCCCGTCTGCAGCGTGTTGTCGGCGACGTACCCGGACTCGCCACCCGAGCCGACATCGGACCGGGCCTCGTGCTACTCGACCTTCTCGTCCGTGGCCGGACTCCGTCGACTCGACGGATCCGCGACGAGATCCTCCCGCTGATGCTGGAGGTGCCTCCGGCGGATCGTCGCTGA
- a CDS encoding short-chain dehydrogenase/reductase, protein MDLHLEGRTALVTGASRGIGAAVADVLAEAGCDIRLVAREGSALTAAAERVRTTYGVSATAHPVDLRNPSAIADLVATAGDVDILVNNAGDIPGGTLADLDDASWRSAFELKVFGYISVTRRVYARMKELGGGVVVNNIGASAERYDPAYIAGSTGNAALVAFTRTLGGASLADGIRVVGVSPAPVDTERIVTLTRSMARSHLGDAERYRELLARFPLGRPASTREIADAIAFLASDRSAYTSGVILTVDGGLTAAARV, encoded by the coding sequence ATGGATCTCCATCTCGAGGGCCGCACGGCGCTCGTGACCGGCGCGTCGCGCGGAATCGGCGCGGCCGTGGCCGACGTCCTGGCTGAGGCCGGATGCGACATCCGCCTGGTCGCACGGGAGGGGTCCGCCCTCACGGCCGCGGCAGAACGCGTACGCACGACGTACGGCGTCTCCGCCACTGCTCATCCGGTGGACCTGCGCAACCCGTCTGCGATCGCCGACCTCGTGGCAACAGCGGGCGACGTCGACATCCTCGTGAACAACGCCGGCGACATTCCCGGCGGGACCCTCGCCGACCTCGACGACGCCTCCTGGCGCTCGGCGTTCGAGCTCAAGGTATTCGGCTACATAAGCGTCACGCGCCGCGTCTACGCACGGATGAAGGAGCTCGGTGGCGGAGTCGTCGTCAACAACATCGGGGCTTCCGCGGAACGGTACGACCCGGCGTACATCGCCGGCTCGACCGGTAACGCCGCACTCGTCGCATTCACCCGCACGCTGGGTGGAGCGAGCCTCGCCGATGGCATCCGCGTCGTCGGCGTCAGCCCGGCACCCGTCGACACCGAGCGAATTGTCACCCTGACCCGATCGATGGCACGGAGTCATCTCGGCGACGCGGAGCGCTATCGAGAGCTCCTGGCCCGCTTTCCCCTCGGTCGCCCGGCCTCCACCCGAGAGATCGCCGACGCGATCGCGTTCCTCGCGTCCGACCGGTCTGCGTACACCAGCGGTGTGATCCTGACGGTGGACGGCGGTCTCACGGCGGCGGCCAGGGTCTGA
- a CDS encoding DoxX family protein, whose protein sequence is MWATYVTNSMLLAAVLGGAGAAKLVSAPPVVAQANRLGYTARTFRFVGLLEVSAAVGLLLGLAWMPIGAASAIGLVVLLALAARAHLRSGDPIFRALPPCALAAVAVLTVVAAVVSGH, encoded by the coding sequence ATGTGGGCAACCTATGTGACGAACTCGATGCTGCTCGCAGCCGTCCTTGGCGGTGCCGGAGCGGCGAAGTTGGTGTCGGCGCCACCCGTGGTCGCCCAGGCGAATCGGTTGGGGTACACCGCACGGACCTTCCGCTTCGTCGGCCTCCTCGAGGTTTCCGCGGCCGTAGGCCTCCTGCTCGGCCTGGCCTGGATGCCGATCGGCGCAGCCTCGGCTATCGGCTTGGTGGTGCTGCTCGCCCTCGCTGCCCGTGCCCATCTCCGCTCGGGCGACCCGATCTTTCGAGCTCTGCCCCCTTGCGCGCTTGCGGCGGTCGCGGTTCTCACGGTGGTGGCCGCAGTTGTCAGCGGCCACTGA
- the tgt gene encoding tRNA guanosine(34) transglycosylase Tgt: MSAYFSVHHRLPGRLGRTGTIRTPHGDIETPAFIPVGTRATVKSVLPESMSDLGAQAILANAYHLYLQPGDDLIYEAGGLGAFMNWRGPTFTDSGGFQVMSLGAGFKKVLSMDSSTARHDDVIAAGKERLAHVDDDGVTFKSHIDGSMHRFTPEESMRIQHNLGADVIFAFDECTTLLNTRGYQERSLERTHAWAKRCVVEHERLAAERTHRPAQALFGIVQGAQYEDLRRTAARDIASMDFDGFGIGGALEKTELGTIVSWVNEELPDDKPRHLLGIGEPDDLFTAIENGADTFDCVSASRVARSGRVFGRDGRFNVVTARSRRDLSPIDETCDCYTCRNYSRAYLHHAFKTNEMISATLATIHNERFIVRLVDDIRVSIADGTFDAFREEFLGRYYG; this comes from the coding sequence GTGTCCGCGTACTTCTCCGTCCACCACCGCCTGCCCGGTCGCCTCGGCCGTACCGGCACGATCCGTACCCCGCACGGCGACATCGAGACCCCGGCGTTCATCCCCGTCGGTACGCGGGCCACGGTCAAGTCGGTTCTCCCGGAGTCGATGAGCGACCTCGGTGCCCAGGCGATCCTCGCGAACGCGTACCACCTGTACCTCCAGCCCGGCGACGATCTGATCTACGAGGCCGGCGGACTCGGCGCGTTCATGAACTGGCGCGGCCCGACGTTCACCGACTCCGGTGGATTCCAGGTGATGTCGCTCGGCGCCGGCTTCAAGAAGGTGCTGTCGATGGACAGCAGCACCGCGCGTCACGACGACGTCATCGCCGCGGGCAAAGAGCGCCTCGCCCATGTCGACGACGACGGCGTGACGTTCAAATCGCATATCGACGGGTCGATGCACCGGTTCACGCCCGAGGAGTCGATGCGCATCCAGCACAACCTCGGCGCCGACGTCATCTTCGCCTTCGACGAGTGCACGACCCTGCTCAACACCCGCGGCTACCAGGAGCGCTCGCTGGAGCGTACGCACGCCTGGGCCAAGCGATGCGTCGTCGAGCACGAACGGCTCGCCGCCGAACGTACGCACCGGCCGGCGCAGGCGTTGTTCGGAATCGTGCAGGGCGCGCAGTACGAAGACCTCCGGCGTACGGCGGCGCGCGACATCGCCTCGATGGACTTCGACGGCTTCGGCATCGGCGGCGCGCTGGAGAAGACCGAGCTCGGCACCATCGTCTCGTGGGTCAACGAGGAGCTCCCCGACGACAAGCCGCGCCATCTGCTCGGCATCGGCGAGCCCGACGACCTGTTCACCGCGATCGAGAACGGCGCCGACACCTTCGACTGCGTCTCGGCGTCCCGCGTTGCCCGCAGCGGACGGGTGTTCGGACGCGACGGCCGGTTCAACGTCGTCACCGCCCGCTCGCGCCGCGACCTCTCCCCCATCGACGAGACCTGCGACTGCTACACCTGCCGCAACTACTCGCGCGCGTACCTCCACCACGCGTTCAAGACCAACGAGATGATCTCCGCAACGCTCGCGACCATCCACAACGAACGCTTCATCGTGCGGCTCGTCGACGACATCCGCGTCAGCATCGCCGACGGTACGTTCGACGCGTTCCGCGAGGAGTTCCTCGGTCGCTACTACGGCTGA
- a CDS encoding SGNH/GDSL hydrolase family protein produces the protein MYSARLHTRLRTRPYVSALAVLLTVGVLVVLAATTGPWRAESESVGGPVTPIRQSAPDAPEALWVGDSYTIGVGAEGPARGYPCLVSDALGWTCQLDAQSGTGFVNAGHRTNEAYVPLGERLGRTAEAFGPDLVVVDAGRNDRDAAIGPFREAVASYLDRARGAFPDARLVVVLPFLLGDTGADYGRIGGVLRNAAASVDADVVDTSTPAWNRMVSRLPTVDAIHPTASSHAAIARRLIGEFERMHVLDQR, from the coding sequence ATGTACTCGGCACGGCTCCACACGCGGCTCCGCACCCGGCCGTACGTGTCCGCGCTCGCTGTGCTCCTCACCGTCGGAGTCCTCGTGGTCCTCGCGGCAACGACGGGCCCCTGGCGCGCCGAGTCCGAGTCCGTCGGCGGTCCGGTGACACCGATCCGCCAGTCGGCACCGGATGCACCCGAAGCCCTGTGGGTCGGCGACAGCTACACCATCGGAGTCGGCGCCGAGGGACCTGCCCGCGGCTACCCGTGCCTCGTGTCCGACGCGCTGGGCTGGACCTGTCAGCTCGACGCACAGAGCGGCACGGGGTTCGTCAACGCCGGACATCGGACCAACGAGGCATACGTACCCCTCGGCGAACGGCTCGGGCGCACCGCCGAGGCGTTCGGCCCCGACCTCGTCGTCGTCGACGCCGGACGCAACGATCGCGATGCCGCGATCGGGCCGTTCCGCGAGGCGGTCGCGTCCTATCTCGACCGCGCTCGCGGGGCCTTTCCGGACGCACGCCTGGTCGTCGTGCTGCCGTTCCTGCTCGGCGACACCGGCGCCGACTACGGCAGGATCGGCGGTGTGCTCCGCAATGCGGCAGCCTCGGTGGACGCCGACGTCGTCGATACGTCGACGCCGGCCTGGAACCGAATGGTGAGCCGCCTGCCCACCGTCGACGCGATTCATCCGACGGCCTCCAGTCATGCCGCCATCGCTCGCCGGCTGATCGGCGAGTTCGAGCGGATGCACGTACTCGACCAGCGGTGA
- a CDS encoding queuosine precursor transporter, translating to MDVETKAAHARVRTGNYEVVVAVFCSLLLISNISAVKLIGFDLGPWQIVTDGGAFLFPLTYILGDVLAEVFGFRAARRAIVIGFAVSVLASLSFFVVQHAPAAADWENQEAFESILGFVPRIVLASMAGYLVGQLMNAYVLVAIKKRTREGNLWARLLGSTVVGEFFDTLVFCTIAFYGVITGGTFANYVITGYVYKVTIEVVFLPVTYAVIGWIKRREPTYA from the coding sequence ATGGACGTCGAGACGAAGGCCGCGCACGCGCGGGTACGTACGGGCAACTACGAGGTAGTTGTCGCGGTCTTCTGTTCGCTGCTGCTGATCTCGAACATCAGCGCCGTCAAGTTGATCGGGTTCGACCTCGGTCCGTGGCAGATCGTCACCGACGGCGGGGCGTTCCTGTTCCCGCTGACGTACATCCTCGGCGACGTGCTCGCCGAGGTGTTCGGCTTTCGCGCCGCCCGCCGGGCGATCGTCATCGGCTTCGCCGTGTCGGTGCTGGCTTCGCTGTCGTTCTTCGTCGTGCAGCACGCACCGGCCGCAGCCGACTGGGAGAACCAGGAGGCGTTCGAGTCGATCCTCGGCTTCGTACCGCGGATCGTGCTCGCCAGCATGGCCGGCTACCTCGTCGGACAGCTGATGAACGCGTACGTCCTCGTCGCGATCAAGAAGCGCACCCGCGAGGGCAACCTGTGGGCGCGGCTGCTCGGGTCGACGGTCGTCGGGGAGTTCTTCGACACCCTGGTGTTCTGCACGATCGCGTTCTACGGCGTGATCACCGGTGGCACGTTCGCCAACTACGTCATCACCGGGTACGTCTACAAGGTGACCATCGAGGTGGTGTTCCTGCCGGTGACGTATGCGGTGATCGGCTGGATCAAGAGGCGCGAGCCGACGTACGCCTGA